Proteins encoded by one window of Electrophorus electricus isolate fEleEle1 chromosome 17, fEleEle1.pri, whole genome shotgun sequence:
- the frmd8 gene encoding FERM domain-containing protein 8 produces MEGDDCEFPSEPSEHSRSQRGSVASSVTRAQDVLVYLVSDSAVHLCVEGVGGVCVQELGRNVREALNIPDSAQDAFAFWLCSPLLELQLKPKHQPYKLCRQWQDLLYRFTEASTEDISLDEPCLQYRRNVFYPRSKELQVEDEGVLRLLYDEAKLNILEGRYPCDPEHWVRLGALACAIELGIGLQEEKLVAAIREKKLSSFLPAHVVLGSGGFFSTLRTRGGRQAELEQNLLQEYGTVSANQDLPTLFRQYLSTCHTLPYYGCAFFMGEIDKPAQGILHRGGRKAVSVGISLEGVYVIDMKEKHVLLGLRFSELSWDHSYPETEGDSHILWLEFDGEEAGMPVNKLLKIYSKQAELMSGLIEFCVELRAVGEAAAAAADGEASPSHTPAGQVGSAEQAREQRRQRKLRRQSSVVCSRVHTLSTISYVDDGKEIKRLKPKRAASFFTRQAPPTYSTVQVTDGLEQG; encoded by the exons ATGGAGGGAGATGATTGCGAATTCCCTTCGGAACCGTCGGAGCACTCTCGGTCACAACGAGGAAGTGTTGCTTCATCAGTCACCCGTG cCCAGGACGTACTTGTATACTTAGTGAGCGACAGTGCCGTGCACTTGTGTGTGGAGGgcgttgggggtgtgtgtgtacaggagctCGGCCGCAACGTACGAGAGGCCCTCAACATTCCCGACTCTGCTCAAGATGCATTTGCTTTTTGGCTCTGTTCCCCTTTACTTG AACTGCAGCTCAAACCAAAACATCAGCCCTACAAGCTGTGCCGACAGTGGCAAGACCTCTTGTATCGCTTCACTGAGGCTTCTACAGAGGACATCTctctag ATGAACCTTGTCTTCAATACAGAAGGAATGTTTTCTATCCCAGGTCAAAAGAACTTCAG GTAGAAGATGAGGGTGTCCTGAGGCTTCTCTATGATGAAGCCAAGTTAAATATCTTGGAGGGTCGCTACCCCTGTGACCCTGAGCACTGGGTCAGGCTGGGAGCTTTGGCCTGTGCCATAGAGCTTGGCATTGGGCTTCAGGAAGAAAAATTGGTGGCAGCCATAAG AGAGAAGAAGTTGTCTTCCTTCCTTCCAGCTCATGTGGTGCTGGGAAGTGGAGGTTTTTTCTCTACCCTACGGACGAGGGGAGGTCGCCAAGCCGAGCTGGAGCAGAACCTCCTGCAGGAATATGGCACAGTTAGTGCCAATCAGGACCTTCCCACACTGTTCCGACAGTACCTAAGCACCTGCCACACCCTGCCATACTATGG CTGTGCTTTCTTCATGGGTGAGATAGACAAGCCAGCACAGGGTATCCTGCACCGAGGTGGTCGGAAGGCTGTTAGTGTTGGGATCAGTCTGGAGGGAGTCTATGTCATAGACATGAAAGAAAAG CATGTCCTGCTGGGTCTGCGCTTCAGTGAGCTCTCCTGGGACCATAGCTAcccagagacagagggagattCCCATATACTGTGGCTGGAGTTTGACGGGGAGGAGGCTGGCATGCCCGTTAACAAATTACTGAAGATTTACTCAAAACAG GCTGAGCTGATGAGTGGCCTGATTGAATTCTGTGTGGAGTTGCGGGCAGTGGGGGAGGCTGCGGCAGCAGCGGCAGATGGGGAGGCATCTCCTtcccacacacctgcaggccAGGTGGGCAGTGCTGAGCAGGCACGAGAGCAGCGCAGACAGAGGAAGCTGCGCAGACAGAGCAGCGTGGTGTGCAGCAGAGTGCACACGCTCAGCACTATCAGCTACGTAGATGACG GTAAAGAAATCAAGCGATTGAAGCCAAAGAGAGCAGCTTCCTTTTTCACCAGGCAGGCCCCTCCCACTTATTCTACGGTTCAAGTGACTGATGGTTTAGAGCAGGGGTGA
- the vps51 gene encoding vacuolar protein sorting-associated protein 51 homolog yields the protein MDMDRGSSDSTSPPDTDSALKRRVHGMLKLYYGLNEEGKRVEQAESLDPCDINGPHFDPEVYLNKLRKECSLAELMDQENCMVKQIRSLDSDMQTLVYENYNKFISATDTIRKMKNDFKKMEDEMDCLSTNMAAITEFSACISGTLQGQHAQISKLSGVHTLLRKLQFLFELPARLNKCLELQAYTQAVNSHRRARCVLQMYCHMPSFRGIQDDCQAIMEQLAQHLRQKFRDGGTSAKELSECVELLLQLDEPAEELCDKFLCHAQTRLEADLQGLEEELRVSTATDVAGGSTHKSSSGANSISPSESSNSSIFLSLSARTDILEFIDRGCNEFVSNLCLVIASYQELFINRPQEGELASKNIPQMANGKLHTFVDSLAGRYFSLVERRIQEEKGVGDNSLLVRALDRFHRRLQAVSKLLPGSAVPSQGTEIVVQAARERIRQYLCALQSFYLDSLTDVRQALAAPRLTVGGAGAVGGGALGGSGPPGKDAPPSLPELLTSLSNSILNQIKTVLASVHLFTAKDITFSNKPYFKGEFCSQGVREGLVVSFIKFICQSSRQFCESAGDRGGSTPPALLLLLSRLCQDYETSTISYILTLTDEQFLVQHHSPVTAVTALCAEAREAAQKLLNHYVKVQGLIISQMLRKSVETRDWVNTIEPRNVRAVMKRVVEDTTSIDVQVGLLYEEGVRKAHSSDSSKRTFSVYSSSRQQMRYTPSYTPSAPMDTNLLSNIHKLFSERIDIFSPVEFNKVSVLTGIIKISLKTFLECVRLRTFGRYGLQQIQVDCHYLQLYLWRFVSDENLVHFLLDEIVGSAAHRCLDPSPMEQSVIEVICERG from the exons ATGGATATGGATCGAGGTTCTTCCGACTCCACTTCACCGCCGGACACTGATTCGGCTCTCAAGCGTCGTGTGCACGGTATGCTGAAGCTTTACTATGGGCTGAATGAGGAAGGAAAGCGCGTAGAACAAGCCGAATCGCTGGATCCGTGCGATATTAACGGGCCACATTTTGATCCAGAGGTTTATCTGAATAAG TTGAGGAAGGAGTGCTCCCTTGCAGAGCTGATGGATCAAGAGAACTGCATGGTGAAACAGATTCGATCTTTAGACAGTGACATGCAGACACTAGTGTATGAAAACTACAATAAGTTCATTTCTGCTACAG ATACAAttaggaaaatgaaaaatgacttcAAGAAGATGGAAGATGAGATGGACTGCCTGTCCACCAACATGGCTGCTATCACAGAGTTTAGTGCTTGTATCAGTGGCACGCTGCAAGGCCAACACGCCCAGATCAGCAAACTGTCAG gtgtTCACACTCTTTTGCGTAAGCTCCAGTTCCTGTTCGAGTTGCCAGCGAGGCTGAATAAGTGTCTGGAGCTACAGGCGTATACCCAGGCTGTGAACTCACACCGCCGTGCACGCTGTGTGCTCCAGATGTACTGCCACATGCCATCGTTCAGGGGCATCCAGGACGACTGCCAGGCCATCATGGAGCAGCTTGCCCAGCACCTGCGGCAGAAGTTCAG GGATGGAGGGACAAGTGCGAAAGAGCTGTCGGAGTGTGTGGAGCTTCTGCTGCAGCTGGACGAGCCAGCAGAGGAACTCTGCGACAAGTTCCTATGCCATGCCCAGACCAGACTGGAGGCGGACCTTCAGGGGTTGGAGGAGGAGCTCAGAGTTTCTACAGCTACAGATGTTGCTGGAGGCTCCACCCATAAGTCAAGCTCTGGCGCAAACTCCATTTCTCCTTCTGAGTCCTCGAATTCTAGTAttttcctctcactgtctgCTAGGACAGACATTCTAGAGTTTATTGATAGAGGATGTAATGAGTTTGTCAGCAACCTCTGTCTGGTCATCGCCTCCTATCAGGAGTTATTCATCAACCGTCCACAAGAGGGCGAACTGGCCTCAAAGAATATACCTCAGATGGCGAATGGCAAGTTGCACACATTTGTGGACTCTTTGGCAGGCAGATACTTCTCTCTGGTAGAGCGAAGGATCCAGGAAGAGAAAGGGGTGGGAGATAATTCTCTACTAGTGAGAGCTCTGGACCGTTTCCACCGCCGACTCCAGGCTGTGTCAAAACTACTTCCTGGGTCAGCTGTACCTAGCCAAGGCACTGAGATTGTTGTTCAGGCTGCAAGGGAGAGGATCAGACAGTACCTGTGTGCCTTGCAGAGCTTCTATCTGGACAGCCTTACTGATGTCAGACAGGCCCTAGCAGCTCCACGGCTTAcggtgggtggagcaggtgcAGTAGGTGGTGGGGCTCTAGGAGGAAGTGGTCCTCCTGGCAAAGATGCTCCACCCAGTCTTCCAGAACTGCTGACCTCCTTATCGAACTCCATTCTGAATCAGATCAAGACAGTGTTGGCCTCAGTGCACCTCTTTACTGCAAAAGATATCACCTTCTCCAACAAACCTTATTTCAAG GGGGAGTTCTGTAGTCAAGGGGTAAGAGAGGGGCTGGTAGTGAGCTTCATTAAGTTCATCTGCCAGTCCTCTCGCCAGTTCTGTGAGAGTGCAGGAGACCGAGGAGGCTCCACGCCACCCGCGCTCCTCTTGCTGTTGTCGCGTTTGTGCCAGGACTACGAGACCTCCACCATCTCGtacatcctcaccctcacagaTGAGCAGTTCCTTGTCCAG CACCATTCTCCAGTGACTGCAGTAACTGCTCTGTGTGCTGAGGCCAGAGAGGCAGCACAGAAACTGCTCAACCACTATGTAAAG GTCCAAGGCTTAATAATCTCTCAGATgctgaggaagagtgtggagaCCAGAGACTGGGTCAACACCATCGAGCCTCGCAACGTCCGTGCCGTGATGAAGAGGGTCGTAGAGGACACCACCTCCATTGATGTTCAG GTGGGTTTGCTGTATGAGGAGGGTGTGAGAAAAGCTCACAGTAGCGACTCCAGCAAGCGCACTTTCTCTGTGTACAGCAGCTCACGACAACAGATGCGCTACACCCCCAGTTATACACCCAG TGCTCCAATGGACACAAACCTGCTCAGCAACATCCACAAGCTTTTCTCAGAGAGGATTGACATCTTCAGTCCAGTGGAGTTCAACAAG GTCTCTGTCCTTACCGGGATCATTAAGATCAGTCTGAAGACGTTTCTGGAGTGCGTGCGCCTGCGCACGTTCGGGCGGTAcggactccagcagatccaggTGGACTGCCACTACCTGCAGCTGTATCTGTGGCGCTTTGTGTCTGATGAGAACCTGGTCCATTTCCTTTTGGATGAGATTGTGGGAAGCGCTGCCCACCGGTGCCTGGACCCATCCCCAATGGAGCAGAGCGTGATCGAGGTGATCTGTGAGAGGGGCTAA